The genomic DNA TGGCAATCGGCATGATTGTTTACTTCGGTTATTCTGTCAAACATTCCCAGTTAAAGACGGATTCCACAACTACGAATAAGTAAAAATCTAGCTTAACTTGATACTATTCACCGCAACGTGTCGGTCGACTGCCAAATATACTAATTGACAGCCGACCGACACGTTTTTATTCGGCTAACTTCAAAAATCATCATCCAACTAATTGCCCCTAATTTAACCTGAAGTAACGTTCAATTAACGAAGCGTACGTTGAAACTTATTAACGTGAACAAGTTTTAGTCTGTCTGGTTACCCTCTTTTCAAAAAAGCTAGTATAGTATGAGTCACAGTTCTAATTGAAGTGGGGGTCAATAACTCATGCGTAAGCAACGGATTCAGGAACGTTCATTGATTGGCATGTTAATTACATTAGGCGTCGTGTACGGGGACATCGGAACGTCACCGCTATACGTTATGAACGCCCTGATCAACGATGCGGGCCAGCTCAAAAATGCAACGCCCGATTATGTTATCGGCAGTGTTTCACTCATTTTCTGGACGTTAATGTTGATTACAACGGTTAAATACGTCCTAATTGCTTTACGTGCTGACAATCATCATGAAGGTGGGATTTTCGCCCTCTATGCGTTAGTTCGTCATCGGGCCAAATGGCTAATTTTTGTCGCCTTAATTGGTGGCGCCGCTTTGTTAGCAGATGGCACCCTAACACCTGCTGTGACAGTCACATCAGCAGTTGAAGGCTTAAAAGGATTGCCCAAACTGGGGGCTTTTTCCCAGTACCCGTGGCTCGTCCCTCTAACCGTTACGGTTATTTTACTGGTTCTCTTTATGATTCAAGGGTTTGGTACTGCCGTCGTTGGTCGGTCATTCGGTCCCATGATGCTACTCTGGTTCACCGTCATTGGCATCTTCGGTCTGATCAACATCAGTCAGGCACCCGTCATTCTCAAAGCCTTCTCACCAGTTGACGCCGTGCAAGTCTTATTCAATCCGGCTAATAAAATGGGAATTTTCATTCTTGGTAGCGTCTTCCTAGCAACCACTGGAGCCGAGGCCTTGTATTCCGATATGGGCCACGTTGGCAAAGCCAACATCGACGCCACTTGGCCATTTGTATACACAACCCTGATTCTTAATTATCTTGGTCAAGGGGCTTGGATGTTAAACCATTATCAAGATGCTGCTTGGCGCGACGCCACTAACGTCAATCCATTCTATGCGATGATTCCTGCCGGTGGTCAGATTGCGATGATTATCTTAGCCACGGTCGCAGCCATCATTGCATCACAAGCCCTGATTACAGGCTCTTACACACTAGTTGACGAAGCAGTTGGGTTAAAATTCTTACCCCGTATGATTATCAAACACCCCAGTAACGTTCGGAGCCAGATTTACATTGGCGCGATTAACTGGTTGCTCTGTCTGGTCACCTTAGGAATCGTTTGGCTCTTTCAAACTTCCGCCCACATGGAAGCGGCGTATGGATTAGCCATCACCTTAACGATGTTGATGACGACCATCTTGCTCAGCCAGTGGATTCAGATGAAGGGCCACCGGGCGCTGGCGCTAGCTTTATTATTCGGCTTTGGTGCCCTGGAGACCGTCTTTTTAACCGCCAGTCTGACCAAGTTTATCCACGGTGGCTATTTGACCTTGGGGCTGACCCTCATCATTTTCTTGATTATGGTCGTTTGGTTCTTTGGTAATCGCCGGCGTTTGCGTTATAACCAGGCAAATGAACAGATTAGTCTGTTGGATTACCGTAATCAACTGATCCAGTTAAGCCATGATGATCACCTGCCAGTATTTGCAACGAACTTAGTCTACTTGGCTAAAGTCGACCATCAGCACCGGGCTAAACGGTCAATTCTGTACTCGATTTTAGATAAGCGGCCTAAACGCGCTAAGGTTTACTGGTTTATTACCATTAATGAAACCAACCGACCTTATGATTGTAGTTACAGCATTGACATGCTAGGCACTCGAAATATCGTGGAGGTTCAACTCAACTTAGGCTTCCGTAAATCACAACACATTAATTTATACTTGCGCCAAATTGTCACGAACTTGATTGCCGATCACAGCATCGATCCTCAATATTCCCGTTACGGAATCACGCAACCCCGTCAAGTTGGCGATTTTAAATTTGTCGTTCAGAATCAGCAGATCATGGACCTTGCTAGCAACCCAACGATGGGCCAGTTCGATCGACTACTAATTGGTGGCCGCGTCCTACTACAAAACATCACGCCATCTCCCGCGATCTGGTACGGCTTAGCGTTTAGCGATGTCTTGGAAGAGACGATTCCATTATTCACGAAACCAGCAACGGACGCCACACTAACGAATTTGACGGTCCACCATGCCCGCACCCCGCAACGGAATTCTTCAAGTCAAAAATAAGCACTAAAAAGGCTGGGACAAAACGTCCTAGCCTTTTTAGTGTTATGGATCAATTGAACTAATAGCCAGTACCACTACTGACTATTCCGATTACCTTTAAGCAATAGATCATCTTGATGATCACGAACATAAGCTTTAAACATTGGATCCGTAAAATGCCATGAGTTTCGATTCTCACTAGTCAAGATGCCTAATTTTTTAAGATCCGTGATTGCTGGACTGAGTGAATTAAGTCCCATCGTACCATTGTTACGCAGTTCATTGACTGCAAAAAGCATCCTAATGTCAAATGATCTACTAGAAGCAGTAAAAAATCATTTCCAACTGTATTTAAGAGAATAGTTATTAGGCTGACATACAGCATATGCCAGGAACCTACCTCATGTTTTGAACTTTTTTACAACTAAACGTATAATCAACTTACTAGTAATGGTTCTTCTCTTAACATTATATTTTATTGTTTTTTCTAGCTATTACTATCGTTGTGTTAACTAATCTAGGTCTCTAAAAGGAAATCGCCAAAAGTCTTAATTAGTCAAAACAAGGGATTACTATGAGGAGAAATAATACAAATGACCAATACTGTTCACTGATAACAATAAATTTATACAATTACAAGCAAGAGAATTATTTACAATATAGGAGGAACAATTCGTTGATAATGATCTTTTTTGCTCTTATTGAAGTTGGATTAATAATATATTCTGTTAGTGTATTAAAAAAAATCAATAGTTTTACACAAGAAAATGAAGTGCGGTTTTGGAGCTTGTATATAAAAAAATCAACCAGCAAAAAAAATCTCAAAAAGATACAAGCCAAAATTCTATTTACTTATGCTCATGATTCTCTACGTAATAAAATTGCTTATTGGACGGAGAGATGCATCATTGATTTTGGATTCTTAGGTGGATCTATTTGGCTTTTCATCGTCATAGGATTTAATCTAGATTTAAAGCTATCAATACCATCTCTTATTTGTTTTATGCTTGTTATTCCGAATTTCATGTTATTATCCAACCAGTTATATCATTTTTGGAAAAATCAACCAATTTGGAAAGAACACTCCATTGAAGAACAACCATTTTTATTACCGAATACAGAAGATCATAAACGACTAAATAAATATTGGTTGCAATTATTTGCAAGTCTATATTTAATCATGGCGGTTGGAACATACTTCGCTTTTTAACAGTAAAGACGGGGCTTTGGCACACCCCCCAAATAGATCCGGTTGAGATGGCCACTCAAAAGCAATCCTGCTGATTGGTTAACGCCGAACCAAATACCATCTTATCGTACGATTTGTTATCTTAAAATCTTCGATGAGTTAGGTGCACCTCCGATAGTTCAACTCAACTAGCCCAGTATCTACGTCAAAATAAATGGTTCTTAGCTATATTTCTTTTTTTGACGGCATAAATATTTTAGCGGACGTGAATAAAGAATTAAGCAAATAGGACAAGAAATCAAAATTCGATTTCTCGTCCTATTTGCTTGTACAGAAACTATTTATATCACAGCCTCTTCTTTATCAGTAAAAATACTATGCACCCGTAGTTAAAAATCTAGTTAATAGTGCAACAATTGCTGCTGCCGCACCGCCAACCGCAACTTCACCTGAGAAAACTCCACCTAAAATAATAATTACAGCCACTGCTGCTGCTTCATACATTGTTGCTTTAAAAGATTCCACAGGATCATAATCTGGCCAATCATCAAAATCATTACTATTAAAACTAACATCTACTTCAATTGTTAGCGTTTCATTTAATGTCCCCTTTTCAATTTGGTAAACGTAATATTTCAATTTAAAACCAAACTCGCCACTGTGATCAGCTCCGATTTCGATTTCAAAATTACCTTTTTTTATTTTTTCTGAAATTCCCCATTCGTTTAAGCCGGTTAAAGTTAAATGTCCTATGCTTTCCGGGATAGCAAACTTTGATGATAACAAAGCAGTAAAATCAGTTTCCGGAAGTTCCCCATTTGAAATAGTAAGGACTGAATTACTATTTTTATTAGCAACTTCCTGAGTTGCATTATAAGTTACTTTAATTGGGCCATAAGCTTTTGTATAACTGCCATCAAGATGCAAATCAGTATTTTTCAGAATATATTCAAGAGCATCATCAGCACTCACACCAGTGGTTGTAAATTCGTTTTTACTTACTCCTTTATCAAGCCCCGATGACGCATCTTGATCAATTCCCACACCTGATCCAGTCGTATATTCAACAAATTGATCAAAACACCAGTTTTTAGGCATCGGAAATCCTAAATTTCCACTCCAACCATATGACATGCTGGCTACAAAAAAGTTACTGATTTCCATGCCTTCTGCAGCATGCCGACAAGTGTTTCTAGTACCATACAAACCAGTCTCATACCCCAAATCCGTTAGTGATGATCGAACAGCTTGAAGATAGGCAATGACGGTTCCATCAATATCACCATCTTGAAGATCTAGATCAGCAGCAAAATAAATGGGCGTCCCATCTGGAAATCCAAGATTTCGGGCAGCATTGGCAGCCAGGTAAGCATCTTTTGTCCCCTGATCTTCTGTAAAATACTCTTGCTTATATCCACCATCTTCATAAATTGGAAAGATTGAAAATCCGGCTGTTGTAAGTTTATCGATTTCATCTAAAGATAAACTTTTATCAATAAAATCATCACCCACAGTCCCGGTTAAATATCTACCAACAATAGAGAAGCCGGAGTTATATAATCTTTGAATCATATTTGAATCGATTAATTGAGTAGCAGTATCAAATGCAACAGAATCTCGTGAAGTGTCACCATTACTTGTCAGTAGGCCTTTAATCACACGCATGTCAGCAATACCAGAATATTTTTTATTATCTAAGCTATCAACGGGCAAAATCATGAATTTTCGAAATTTTTCAACTTCATTTGCAACTACTGAAGAATATACGCCATCGAAATCACCATCTTGATAAAAATTATTAACATATAGGCCATATTGAATTAATTTAACAATAGCGCCATTGTCGCCTACATTAACTGTAGGCGTTAAATTAATTGTCTGATTGCCATAGTTTCCATTCGCCTCACTCGGACTCATTTTTTCAATAGCCTGAAGTGCATAAATCAGCGCTTCATTGGTATCTCGTTGGTAAAGCCCATCACATGGGCGGACACCAATATAGGATTCATAGTTAGCGTTCAACCATTGCTGCATCCGACGAATCTTAGGATCACCATCCACAACTAATACAAAAGCGCTCATATCAAATAATGCAGCCATTAAATTAGTTGTCATCTTTCCATCTGCCGTAATACCAGCATCTGTTTGAAGCTCTTTCACAGCACTGATGGTATCCTCAGTATATTTAGTTGAAAAATCATTTGGTGAAATACCTTTACACCAAAATGCACCCTGAATTAACTTAGCAATATTACCGGAATAATCAACTTTTAGTTTACCAACAATTCCATCACAGGCTGCTCTGGTTAATTCTCCAAACCCCTGTTGAACTGGTGAAACTTTAAGTTCATGTTGTAGCCCTTCTCGTAATCCATAGATGGTGTTCCATCCAGTTTGTCCATTTTCTTTCACATAATCAAATCCAGAAATGTCACTGTAGGTACTGTTTAACCACTTTTGAACTTTTAAAACTTGTTCATCTGCCATACTAAAGCCCTCTTCTATTTAATATTATGCTCATCGTACTTAATACCAAACTCAATGACCATATCTATAATATAAATGGAAAACAGAATACAAATTTGCAAGTTTGTTGCTTTCTAAAAGGCTGTCATTATACCAGTCCCAGTTCCTTTGCCAATAGTTCAAAAAAGTGCATACGATGTCTACTAACTGTCGCTTTATCAGTATGATACTTATTCCCCACTCCTTCTAAATTTAAAAAAGGATGTGATTTTAAATATAGTTCTGTAATTATATTTTTTGTTAATTCATCACTATTACCTAAACAATAATCAATTGCAGTTCTATTCAGTTCAAGTTGTGTTAATCTACGATCAGTATTGATATTTATTGCTATCATGGTGATCATCGTATTTTTATCTTCATTATTGGTAGAGTGCGTTTTATAATTATGATTGAAATATGACAATTGTTTCATTCGATTTTCAATGTACTTATCGGTTCGTGGGTAATCTCGTAAAACTTGTTCTAAATAGTTTTTTATAGTTTTATCCATCATTTATAATCTCCTAATCCTAGCAAATACGGTTTAACCGTATAATTTATTTGAAGCTAGCATACTACGGTTAAAAGCGAAAATCAACAGTACGTTCAAACTCATCTATCAAGAATTTACGGTTTATCCGTTGATAATAATACCTGAACCTACTATAATGAAATAGTCTTAGAATACTCGTATTAAACTATTGAAAAAGGAAAATACTCCCATGAATAATAATGATATCTTTGCCAATAATTTAAAAAAATTATTAGCAGACAATCAAA from Lactiplantibacillus paraplantarum includes the following:
- a CDS encoding glycoside hydrolase domain-containing protein, yielding MADEQVLKVQKWLNSTYSDISGFDYVKENGQTGWNTIYGLREGLQHELKVSPVQQGFGELTRAACDGIVGKLKVDYSGNIAKLIQGAFWCKGISPNDFSTKYTEDTISAVKELQTDAGITADGKMTTNLMAALFDMSAFVLVVDGDPKIRRMQQWLNANYESYIGVRPCDGLYQRDTNEALIYALQAIEKMSPSEANGNYGNQTINLTPTVNVGDNGAIVKLIQYGLYVNNFYQDGDFDGVYSSVVANEVEKFRKFMILPVDSLDNKKYSGIADMRVIKGLLTSNGDTSRDSVAFDTATQLIDSNMIQRLYNSGFSIVGRYLTGTVGDDFIDKSLSLDEIDKLTTAGFSIFPIYEDGGYKQEYFTEDQGTKDAYLAANAARNLGFPDGTPIYFAADLDLQDGDIDGTVIAYLQAVRSSLTDLGYETGLYGTRNTCRHAAEGMEISNFFVASMSYGWSGNLGFPMPKNWCFDQFVEYTTGSGVGIDQDASSGLDKGVSKNEFTTTGVSADDALEYILKNTDLHLDGSYTKAYGPIKVTYNATQEVANKNSNSVLTISNGELPETDFTALLSSKFAIPESIGHLTLTGLNEWGISEKIKKGNFEIEIGADHSGEFGFKLKYYVYQIEKGTLNETLTIEVDVSFNSNDFDDWPDYDPVESFKATMYEAAAVAVIIILGGVFSGEVAVGGAAAAIVALLTRFLTTGA
- a CDS encoding KUP/HAK/KT family potassium transporter translates to MRKQRIQERSLIGMLITLGVVYGDIGTSPLYVMNALINDAGQLKNATPDYVIGSVSLIFWTLMLITTVKYVLIALRADNHHEGGIFALYALVRHRAKWLIFVALIGGAALLADGTLTPAVTVTSAVEGLKGLPKLGAFSQYPWLVPLTVTVILLVLFMIQGFGTAVVGRSFGPMMLLWFTVIGIFGLINISQAPVILKAFSPVDAVQVLFNPANKMGIFILGSVFLATTGAEALYSDMGHVGKANIDATWPFVYTTLILNYLGQGAWMLNHYQDAAWRDATNVNPFYAMIPAGGQIAMIILATVAAIIASQALITGSYTLVDEAVGLKFLPRMIIKHPSNVRSQIYIGAINWLLCLVTLGIVWLFQTSAHMEAAYGLAITLTMLMTTILLSQWIQMKGHRALALALLFGFGALETVFLTASLTKFIHGGYLTLGLTLIIFLIMVVWFFGNRRRLRYNQANEQISLLDYRNQLIQLSHDDHLPVFATNLVYLAKVDHQHRAKRSILYSILDKRPKRAKVYWFITINETNRPYDCSYSIDMLGTRNIVEVQLNLGFRKSQHINLYLRQIVTNLIADHSIDPQYSRYGITQPRQVGDFKFVVQNQQIMDLASNPTMGQFDRLLIGGRVLLQNITPSPAIWYGLAFSDVLEETIPLFTKPATDATLTNLTVHHARTPQRNSSSQK